In Sulfuracidifex metallicus DSM 6482 = JCM 9184, a single window of DNA contains:
- a CDS encoding sulfurtransferase TusA family protein — translation MRIIKADGVCPMVVLDVFKVWNSLQVGQQEEILVSTDWEAAALELEKWCKETGNEYHGYQKEGNRFNVRIKLIRKE, via the coding sequence TTGAGAATCATAAAGGCAGACGGAGTATGTCCAATGGTAGTTTTAGACGTTTTTAAGGTTTGGAATTCCCTTCAAGTAGGGCAACAAGAAGAAATACTTGTGTCTACTGATTGGGAGGCTGCCGCCTTGGAATTAGAGAAATGGTGTAAGGAAACTGGTAATGAATATCATGGGTATCAAAAAGAAGGGAACAGATTTAACGTGAGAATTAAGCTCATAAGAAAAGAATGA
- a CDS encoding cysteine synthase family protein, whose translation MSKDLHVFEDSIDLLEGMWPTPLLKLNIGKDVWGKLEFYNPFSRSIKDRTAYYLFKEAIKREAKAMVEATSGNTGIALASMASSHGINFTMFVPATASKVYRLFASILGAEVFTAGEKTADLIPLVKQYSSVSNAVNLDQFNNPVNLLAHYNTTAKEIDEQLTSQGLTPQRIIATMGTGGHIAGISKYFKEKYGDEVEIIGVQPAEGSRIPGLKRQDFSNNSLLALGKVDRVMDISLEEAVDGVKLIGRTSGILIGISAGATVSAFNKVKDDRTTVLIFPDDAFKYVDVLEQILKTH comes from the coding sequence GTGTCAAAAGATCTTCACGTATTTGAAGACTCGATTGATCTCCTAGAGGGGATGTGGCCTACTCCCCTTCTAAAGTTAAACATAGGAAAAGATGTATGGGGAAAGTTAGAGTTCTACAATCCGTTTAGCAGAAGTATAAAGGATAGGACGGCGTACTATCTTTTTAAGGAGGCGATTAAGAGGGAAGCTAAAGCCATGGTCGAAGCTACTTCTGGTAATACTGGCATAGCGTTAGCTTCTATGGCTTCATCTCACGGCATCAATTTTACCATGTTCGTCCCTGCGACAGCCTCAAAGGTATATCGATTATTTGCATCAATTCTAGGTGCAGAAGTTTTTACAGCTGGGGAGAAGACAGCAGACCTTATACCCTTAGTTAAGCAATATTCCTCTGTCAGTAACGCAGTAAATTTAGATCAGTTTAATAATCCAGTAAATTTGCTAGCTCATTATAATACTACTGCTAAGGAGATAGATGAGCAATTGACTTCTCAAGGTTTGACTCCACAACGTATAATTGCAACAATGGGGACTGGGGGTCATATAGCAGGAATCTCTAAGTACTTTAAGGAAAAATATGGGGACGAAGTAGAGATAATAGGAGTCCAACCAGCAGAGGGCTCTAGAATACCTGGATTAAAAAGACAGGACTTTTCAAATAATTCATTGTTAGCCTTGGGTAAGGTAGATAGGGTTATGGATATAAGTCTTGAGGAAGCCGTGGACGGAGTCAAGCTCATAGGACGTACTTCTGGTATTCTTATAGGAATTAGTGCAGGAGCAACAGTTTCTGCATTTAACAAAGTAAAAGACGATAGAACTACAGTTCTCATATTCCCTGATGATGCATTTAAATACGTGGATGTGCTGGAGCAAATTTTAAAAACACATTGA
- a CDS encoding aminopeptidase P family protein, with product MKRLQKLEEIRERSGSECVIITAEPNLYYYVNFEGAGSLVLCDGRSTLVVPELERNRAMEVGLEVVSYFPFKITENTFEGSMLSVFQKLLDGHKKIGIDMNWLNSTTFLQFKNLLSDLIDVSDLVLEQRSVKDDMEISMIKEAGKITSSAMKVGMEKVLSGNVSEKQVAGYIDMTMKEEGAEDYAFPSIVAFAENSSKPHHIPSNKVFEKGMPAVVDIGAKYNGYCFDSTRTFIPSPKEEVRKIYEIVLQSQLEAIDQVRDGAKASEVDMTARKVIERSGYGKYFIHSTGHGVGIEVHEKPYVSFTSRDILKENMIVTVEPGIYIPNKFGIRIEDTIVVTKGKPEVLETSYKLL from the coding sequence ATGAAAAGACTTCAGAAACTTGAGGAAATAAGAGAAAGAAGCGGTTCAGAATGCGTAATTATAACTGCTGAACCTAATCTCTATTATTACGTTAACTTTGAGGGTGCAGGTTCTCTGGTTTTATGTGACGGCAGATCTACGTTAGTTGTTCCAGAACTTGAGAGGAACAGAGCTATGGAAGTTGGGTTGGAGGTCGTAAGTTACTTTCCTTTCAAAATAACTGAAAATACATTTGAAGGTTCAATGCTTTCCGTTTTTCAGAAACTTCTAGACGGTCACAAGAAAATTGGTATTGATATGAACTGGCTTAACTCTACAACGTTTCTTCAGTTCAAGAATCTATTATCAGATTTAATTGATGTGTCGGATCTAGTTTTAGAGCAAAGGTCCGTAAAGGATGATATGGAGATTTCAATGATAAAGGAAGCTGGCAAAATCACTTCCTCTGCAATGAAGGTAGGAATGGAAAAAGTTCTCTCAGGTAATGTGTCCGAAAAACAAGTTGCAGGTTATATAGATATGACAATGAAAGAAGAAGGTGCAGAAGACTACGCGTTTCCTTCCATAGTGGCATTTGCTGAAAACTCATCCAAGCCTCATCACATACCTTCTAATAAGGTATTTGAGAAGGGAATGCCAGCTGTAGTGGATATAGGGGCTAAATATAATGGATATTGCTTTGACAGTACTAGGACATTTATACCTTCCCCAAAGGAAGAAGTCAGGAAAATCTATGAGATTGTATTACAATCTCAACTTGAAGCAATAGACCAAGTTAGGGACGGTGCAAAAGCCTCAGAGGTAGACATGACAGCTAGAAAAGTTATAGAGAGATCAGGATACGGAAAGTATTTCATTCACTCCACTGGACATGGAGTTGGCATTGAAGTCCACGAGAAACCTTACGTGTCTTTCACATCGAGGGATATTCTCAAAGAGAATATGATAGTGACAGTTGAACCTGGAATATATATACCTAATAAGTTCGGGATTAGAATCGAGGATACTATCGTAGTAACTAAGGGCAAACCCGAGGTGCTAGAAACTTCCTACAAGCTTCTATAA
- the glnA gene encoding type I glutamate--ammonia ligase — protein sequence MAIMPKSPEDVLKLIKENNLGWVDLQFTDLPGRLHHITIPSTDVELESFKNGFGKLDGSSIRGFTEIFESDMVLMPIADTASLVPWSAGVMRILTDVYWGGGKGRFERDPRGVANTAEKFQEERGYKSFFGPELEFFLFDKVDLDVATPQSGTGYKIHARESPWEGSGSFVIRYKEGYYPAPPVDKLMDVRVEIVDTLVKYFGFIIEATHHEVATAGQGEIDFRFSTLTDTADKVQTLKYVTKNVAAKHGLTATFMPKPIYGDNGTGMHTHFSLWSKDGKNLMFDPNDDYAEISQTGRYVIGGILHHARALSAIASPSVNSYRRLVPGFEAPVYTAWSRGNRSAIIRVPSYFRGIENAKRIEYRAPDPSTNPYLLFSAVLMAALDGVNKKMDPGDPVDENIYHLTPEKRREKGIRELPRSLDEALDELESDKEFLKPVFSNSIIDTYIDLKRQEAKTLQMYPHPMELYYYLDS from the coding sequence ATGGCGATCATGCCAAAGTCACCAGAAGATGTCCTAAAGTTAATAAAGGAAAATAACCTTGGCTGGGTAGATCTACAATTCACCGATTTACCAGGTAGGTTACATCACATAACAATACCTTCTACTGACGTAGAGCTAGAGAGCTTTAAGAACGGTTTCGGTAAACTGGACGGAAGCAGCATAAGGGGTTTCACAGAGATATTTGAAAGCGATATGGTTCTAATGCCGATAGCTGATACTGCGTCGTTGGTTCCGTGGTCCGCTGGGGTCATGAGGATACTGACTGATGTATATTGGGGAGGAGGAAAGGGAAGATTTGAAAGGGATCCTAGAGGTGTAGCTAATACGGCAGAGAAGTTCCAAGAAGAGCGTGGATACAAATCTTTCTTTGGTCCTGAGCTAGAGTTTTTCCTGTTTGACAAAGTGGACCTAGATGTTGCTACCCCGCAATCAGGCACTGGATATAAGATCCATGCAAGGGAATCTCCATGGGAAGGGAGCGGTTCCTTCGTAATTAGATATAAAGAGGGCTATTATCCAGCTCCTCCAGTTGACAAGTTAATGGACGTTAGAGTAGAAATAGTAGATACACTAGTTAAATATTTTGGGTTTATAATCGAGGCTACTCATCATGAGGTTGCTACAGCAGGACAAGGAGAGATAGACTTCAGATTCTCTACCCTCACTGATACTGCAGATAAAGTTCAGACTCTAAAGTACGTCACTAAGAATGTAGCTGCAAAGCATGGGCTTACCGCAACATTCATGCCAAAACCAATCTACGGAGACAACGGAACTGGAATGCACACACACTTTAGCTTATGGAGCAAAGATGGTAAGAACTTAATGTTCGATCCAAATGACGATTATGCTGAAATAAGCCAGACTGGAAGATATGTAATTGGAGGAATATTGCATCATGCTAGGGCACTTTCTGCTATAGCATCCCCCTCAGTTAACAGCTACAGGAGATTAGTCCCTGGCTTTGAGGCTCCTGTCTACACAGCGTGGAGCAGGGGTAACAGAAGTGCAATAATAAGAGTACCATCTTACTTCAGGGGTATCGAGAATGCTAAAAGGATAGAGTATAGAGCCCCAGATCCATCAACTAATCCTTACTTGTTATTCTCAGCAGTCCTAATGGCAGCATTAGATGGAGTAAACAAAAAGATGGACCCAGGAGATCCTGTAGACGAGAACATATATCACCTAACCCCTGAGAAAAGAAGAGAGAAAGGAATAAGGGAACTGCCAAGAAGCCTAGATGAAGCCTTAGACGAGTTAGAAAGTGACAAGGAGTTTCTCAAGCCCGTGTTCAGTAATTCAATTATCGACACTTACATCGACCTAAAGAGACAGGAAGCTAAAACACTACAAATGTATCCTCATCCTATGGAACTGTATTACTATCTAGATTCATAG
- a CDS encoding phosphate uptake regulator PhoU, protein MEVRRVQKFGKSTLMVSLPADWVKEVSLSAGESVYLEVDEDGSLKVYPPNLKSESNSREVKLSLSGQVQPEVVSRAIYSLYILGIDKIDISSKDGIINEETMRKIKEASRNLIGLEIITQTVDSVQIQSFLDPTKYSISSLIARLSNSIKQMLHYLDLGIKESSRTFLQEVVELEKEIDRLYYLALRQLLLAQVNRSLAYMIGVKRIQIVGNRILIKSIEEAADEISEAASDLLALHPEDMEILKNFWNKLNIFIEQTAVVIDHTVKVLSKEDVMLINEVMEELRTLRRVLIAEASELEDKLIEIKSPILISTVRSLNLRLYNSIRRMEPIVEIAFNRSIENLKEVQLKG, encoded by the coding sequence ATGGAAGTCAGAAGAGTTCAGAAGTTTGGTAAGTCAACGCTCATGGTATCTTTACCTGCTGACTGGGTAAAGGAAGTTAGCTTATCCGCTGGAGAGAGCGTTTACTTAGAAGTCGATGAAGACGGGAGCCTGAAGGTTTATCCACCTAATTTGAAATCGGAGTCCAACAGCAGGGAAGTTAAATTGTCTCTCTCGGGTCAAGTACAGCCCGAGGTCGTAAGTAGAGCAATATATTCTTTATATATTTTAGGTATTGATAAGATAGATATTTCTTCAAAAGATGGCATAATAAATGAAGAAACCATGAGGAAAATAAAGGAGGCATCCAGAAACCTAATTGGGCTTGAAATAATCACACAGACAGTTGATAGTGTGCAAATACAGTCCTTTTTAGATCCAACTAAGTATAGCATAAGTAGTTTGATAGCTAGATTGTCAAATTCTATAAAACAAATGTTACATTATCTAGATCTTGGAATAAAAGAATCTAGCAGAACTTTCCTACAGGAAGTAGTTGAGCTTGAAAAAGAAATAGATAGATTGTATTATTTAGCCTTAAGGCAACTTCTACTAGCACAAGTGAATAGAAGCTTAGCTTATATGATAGGAGTTAAGAGAATACAAATTGTAGGAAATAGAATATTAATAAAGTCAATCGAAGAAGCTGCGGATGAAATAAGCGAAGCAGCCAGCGACCTGCTTGCGTTGCACCCAGAGGATATGGAAATTCTGAAGAACTTTTGGAATAAATTAAACATTTTCATCGAGCAGACCGCAGTAGTAATAGACCACACAGTTAAGGTATTGTCAAAGGAAGATGTGATGCTGATAAACGAGGTAATGGAAGAGCTGAGAACACTTAGAAGGGTGTTAATAGCTGAAGCTTCTGAGCTAGAAGATAAGCTAATAGAGATAAAGTCTCCTATACTTATATCAACTGTAAGGTCACTTAATCTAAGGCTATATAACTCCATAAGGAGAATGGAACCTATAGTTGAAATAGCGTTCAATAGAAGTATAGAAAATCTAAAAGAAGTTCAATTAAAGGGTTAG
- a CDS encoding DsrE/DsrF/DrsH-like family protein — protein sequence MEKRKLTILQADNTMDKFYHALVMATEARTLGWDVNVFVTSQAVVLLAKGEKGSKARSKLSIGGLARFFVQRQMKKLGITNIDTLLKRAMDAGVQFFVDEAGLRIAKVSKEDLMENVKLSGGISFLLSAKESDVVVTL from the coding sequence ATGGAAAAGCGAAAGCTTACTATTCTTCAGGCAGATAATACAATGGATAAGTTCTATCACGCTCTGGTCATGGCAACAGAAGCTAGAACCTTAGGATGGGACGTTAATGTCTTTGTAACCTCTCAAGCTGTAGTCCTCTTAGCAAAGGGAGAAAAAGGGTCTAAGGCCAGATCAAAACTGAGCATTGGGGGACTAGCAAGATTTTTCGTACAAAGGCAAATGAAAAAGCTAGGAATAACTAACATTGATACTCTCTTGAAGAGAGCAATGGACGCGGGCGTTCAGTTCTTCGTAGACGAGGCTGGTTTGAGAATAGCTAAAGTTTCTAAAGAGGATTTGATGGAGAACGTAAAATTGTCAGGTGGTATATCCTTTTTACTTTCCGCAAAAGAATCAGATGTGGTGGTTACTCTTTGA
- a CDS encoding nicotinate phosphoribosyltransferase yields the protein MRLYTVGEEEIRSGNVTDVYFKRTADTLFHLGIKNLKVRMEFHCYGLPKGYSWGVFAGLEEALRLLEGRNVTVYAMDEGTIFREIEPVMIIEGDYLEFGELETALLGVLRHESSIATKAARIKMLALNKQMIFFGLRALHPAISPMVDRAAYIGGMDGVSGTMSEKFLGVKPSGTMPHALMLAVGDNVKAWQAFDEAVEKDVPRIVLVDTFDDERNEALKAASLLKDRLYGIRLDTPSSRRGNFKKIVKEIRWTLDINGFSNVRIIVSGGLDEKDVIELRDVVDSFGIGTSVAFPPSVDFSADIVEKFDGKWIPFTKRGKWPGAKQVYRCSINDDKITLFDQRSELKCEPLLKEYMKDGKLVRELPSPSQIRDRVISQLKDISKIEQDSENN from the coding sequence ATGCGACTTTACACGGTTGGAGAGGAGGAAATACGCAGCGGTAATGTTACGGATGTATATTTTAAAAGAACTGCAGATACACTTTTCCACTTAGGAATAAAGAACCTTAAAGTAAGAATGGAGTTCCACTGTTATGGTCTTCCCAAGGGATATTCTTGGGGTGTTTTCGCCGGATTAGAGGAAGCATTGAGACTATTGGAAGGGAGAAATGTTACAGTCTACGCTATGGACGAAGGTACGATATTTAGGGAAATCGAGCCAGTCATGATAATTGAAGGAGATTATCTAGAATTTGGAGAGCTAGAGACCGCACTACTGGGCGTACTAAGGCATGAGAGTAGCATTGCTACTAAGGCGGCCAGAATTAAAATGCTAGCATTGAATAAACAAATGATATTCTTTGGTTTGAGGGCACTCCATCCAGCTATTTCTCCCATGGTAGACAGAGCGGCGTATATAGGAGGCATGGATGGCGTTTCTGGCACTATGAGCGAAAAGTTCCTTGGAGTTAAACCTTCTGGGACGATGCCTCATGCACTCATGCTTGCAGTAGGTGATAACGTCAAGGCATGGCAGGCGTTTGATGAGGCTGTAGAGAAGGACGTGCCAAGGATAGTATTAGTTGATACTTTCGACGATGAAAGGAATGAGGCGTTAAAGGCTGCCTCATTGTTGAAGGATAGGCTCTACGGTATAAGGCTAGATACGCCTTCAAGCAGAAGAGGGAATTTCAAGAAAATAGTCAAGGAAATAAGATGGACTCTAGATATAAATGGATTTTCTAATGTTAGAATTATAGTAAGTGGAGGTCTAGACGAGAAAGACGTTATAGAGTTAAGAGATGTAGTAGACAGTTTCGGTATTGGTACTTCTGTGGCATTTCCTCCCAGCGTTGATTTCAGTGCGGATATAGTAGAGAAATTTGACGGTAAATGGATTCCTTTTACTAAGAGAGGAAAATGGCCTGGCGCGAAGCAAGTTTATAGATGTAGCATAAATGACGATAAGATTACTTTATTTGATCAAAGATCTGAGCTTAAATGTGAACCACTTTTAAAGGAGTACATGAAGGATGGTAAGCTAGTCCGTGAATTACCTTCTCCATCACAAATCAGAGACAGGGTAATTTCACAATTGAAAGATATTTCGAAAATTGAGCAAGATAGTGAAAATAACTAG
- a CDS encoding DUF711 family protein, translating into MQIRAFTFFSKTYQEVEKAEKLLDNLNKEYNVWTKRISLPPTPKDLSLDKLVEIPSVRNSNDVIYSVASLTADDRRLSQIKDLLSISNRFYANVLVRDVKNLEEITKLILSLEPEDATRFGVLFGDWFLVSPYFPISTADVITSSFGLALLYTDEVMKGNTVRAISYADEIGRKLEAELKVKYLGVDVSLSPWMEKSVGEIIERRSEKIFNISNIWAVHELNQEILKASLISKVKPIGFSEVMLPVSEDNVLRRRAEDGSLTLTNLIALTYVCAAGIDMIAITRDKVTILNLLKALYSIRRVKMRPIGMRIVTTSGGKVRSKEFGDIPEVKVI; encoded by the coding sequence ATGCAGATAAGAGCGTTCACTTTCTTTTCAAAGACCTATCAAGAAGTAGAAAAAGCTGAAAAACTACTGGATAATTTAAACAAGGAATATAATGTATGGACCAAGAGAATATCCCTACCTCCTACGCCCAAGGACTTAAGCTTAGATAAGCTAGTTGAAATACCATCTGTTAGGAATAGCAATGATGTAATATATAGCGTTGCCAGTTTAACGGCTGATGATAGAAGATTAAGCCAAATCAAGGACTTACTTTCTATCTCTAATAGATTCTACGCTAACGTATTAGTCAGGGACGTGAAAAATCTAGAAGAGATAACGAAACTGATTTTAAGTCTAGAACCAGAGGATGCTACCAGATTTGGAGTTCTGTTCGGTGATTGGTTTCTAGTATCTCCATATTTTCCAATATCTACTGCAGACGTGATAACCAGTTCATTTGGATTGGCACTCTTATATACAGACGAAGTAATGAAGGGAAATACTGTAAGGGCAATCTCTTATGCTGACGAGATCGGTAGAAAACTAGAAGCTGAACTAAAAGTAAAGTACTTGGGCGTGGACGTTTCATTATCACCGTGGATGGAAAAAAGTGTAGGAGAGATAATAGAACGAAGGAGCGAAAAAATCTTCAATATTTCCAACATTTGGGCCGTGCATGAACTAAACCAGGAGATATTGAAGGCTAGCCTTATTTCCAAGGTTAAACCCATAGGCTTTTCTGAAGTAATGTTACCAGTTTCTGAAGATAACGTGCTTAGAAGAAGGGCTGAGGACGGTAGTTTAACCTTAACCAATTTAATCGCCTTAACTTACGTTTGTGCTGCAGGCATAGATATGATAGCTATAACTAGAGACAAAGTTACAATATTGAATCTTTTGAAAGCATTATATTCAATAAGACGAGTTAAGATGAGACCTATAGGTATGAGAATAGTAACCACGAGCGGAGGAAAAGTTAGGTCTAAAGAATTCGGCGATATACCTGAAGTTAAAGTAATATAG
- the folE gene encoding GTP cyclohydrolase I, whose translation MEKIGYKEKVIEEISRHVKEILELLGEDTNREGLRETPARVAKALYEMTSGLRTDPPEIKVFKLSEGEEEGEYEEDQLIVAKDIGFSSLCEHHLLPFIGKIHVAYVVGKGGRVAGFSKIIRITNYYASRPQIQERLVSQIADALMNSEVEPKGVLVVGSGIHMCSFVRGVKDREANLVSIATRGVLKTNRSLRNQAMRLIESSTKQNLL comes from the coding sequence ATGGAGAAAATAGGCTATAAAGAGAAAGTTATAGAGGAAATATCTAGGCACGTTAAGGAAATCTTAGAGCTTCTAGGAGAAGATACGAACAGGGAGGGTTTAAGGGAAACTCCAGCTAGAGTTGCCAAAGCTCTGTACGAGATGACGTCAGGTTTAAGGACAGATCCTCCCGAGATAAAGGTTTTCAAGCTTTCAGAGGGAGAGGAAGAAGGCGAATATGAAGAGGACCAACTTATAGTTGCAAAGGATATAGGTTTCTCCTCTCTATGTGAACATCACCTTCTTCCCTTTATAGGTAAAATACACGTAGCATATGTAGTAGGAAAGGGTGGAAGAGTAGCAGGTTTCAGCAAAATAATAAGAATAACCAATTATTACGCTTCTAGACCTCAAATACAAGAGAGGCTTGTATCGCAAATAGCAGATGCATTGATGAATAGCGAAGTTGAACCTAAGGGAGTCCTTGTTGTAGGAAGCGGAATACATATGTGCTCTTTCGTGAGAGGTGTTAAGGACAGGGAAGCTAATTTGGTTTCAATAGCTACAAGGGGAGTCTTGAAAACAAACCGCTCGTTGAGGAATCAAGCCATGAGGCTTATAGAATCGTCTACGAAGCAAAACTTATTATAG
- a CDS encoding winged helix-turn-helix transcriptional regulator: MSSKHLILSLLKENGGSLPQSELRELTKLSKSRLSEILSELEKEGLITRQRIMGKNLNVSLNNSLRIGIIEAAEYPFIIPFYKMVKNAGFNTELRVYSDGVSLTRDLVLGKLDVGMSPVVTQLFFKNIFNNIEIIAGGAKGGGGIVGEQCGKVGSTFMSSMEAWALDYCEEADIVHVKGPKDLMRKLERKEVNSIAIWEPYLTSLRNIGFKVEYFDHEHCCTLAVRKGINEEKIKMIYEESFSSFLSSKERWLRDYAYFLNFDYSILSQAVVNYEFESYLDNKDMEKMRKVSISFKDS, encoded by the coding sequence ATGTCAAGTAAGCATCTAATCCTTTCTTTGTTAAAGGAGAACGGAGGTAGCTTACCTCAATCTGAACTTAGAGAACTTACTAAGCTATCTAAAAGTAGATTATCAGAGATTCTCTCAGAGCTTGAAAAGGAAGGGTTAATAACAAGACAACGAATAATGGGTAAGAATCTAAACGTTTCCTTAAATAATTCCCTAAGAATAGGGATAATCGAGGCTGCAGAATATCCTTTTATCATTCCCTTTTACAAGATGGTCAAAAATGCAGGCTTTAACACTGAGTTGAGAGTTTATAGCGATGGAGTTAGCTTAACTAGAGATTTGGTCTTGGGCAAGTTAGATGTAGGTATGTCACCTGTAGTGACTCAATTATTTTTTAAAAATATTTTCAATAATATAGAAATAATAGCTGGAGGAGCTAAAGGAGGAGGGGGAATAGTGGGAGAACAATGCGGTAAGGTCGGATCAACCTTTATGTCTAGCATGGAAGCATGGGCTTTGGACTACTGTGAAGAAGCAGATATAGTACACGTTAAAGGTCCTAAGGATCTCATGAGGAAATTAGAAAGAAAGGAAGTAAATTCCATAGCAATTTGGGAACCTTATCTCACCAGTTTAAGGAACATTGGGTTTAAAGTAGAATACTTTGACCATGAGCATTGTTGTACATTGGCTGTCAGGAAAGGCATAAATGAGGAAAAAATTAAAATGATTTATGAGGAATCATTTTCATCGTTTTTATCATCGAAGGAGAGATGGTTGAGGGACTACGCTTACTTCCTAAATTTTGATTATTCAATTTTAAGTCAAGCTGTCGTAAACTATGAATTTGAAAGTTACCTTGACAATAAGGACATGGAAAAGATGAGGAAGGTTTCGATTTCGTTTAAAGATAGCTGA
- a CDS encoding serine/threonine protein kinase — MKIKITPSFYTQSKVECNEGKKFVTKCYSSIFGIKWFLISGIFNNYPYASQPIERMGREIEFFTEKWSKVRVPRIIDMDMEKMCLFREFVEGREVTNDKKDFRLLGYVMKEIHEKGFVMGDTKPSNFMISGETVFVIDAEQSTRNSSSEYKAWDILVLTLFSSFLFINEVVDFREAVREFLSSYELNREIALKLTGVKNAPLLALFPPPHLLELKKISAEYL, encoded by the coding sequence ATGAAGATAAAGATAACTCCCTCATTTTACACTCAGTCTAAAGTAGAGTGTAATGAAGGGAAGAAGTTTGTAACTAAATGTTATTCTTCTATTTTCGGAATAAAATGGTTTCTAATTTCTGGAATTTTTAATAACTATCCTTATGCATCTCAACCAATTGAGAGAATGGGAAGAGAAATTGAGTTTTTTACAGAGAAATGGAGTAAAGTTAGAGTTCCAAGAATTATAGATATGGATATGGAGAAGATGTGTCTTTTCAGGGAATTTGTTGAAGGTAGAGAGGTGACCAACGACAAGAAGGATTTTAGGCTTCTAGGCTATGTGATGAAAGAAATCCATGAAAAGGGATTTGTCATGGGGGATACAAAGCCTTCTAATTTCATGATAAGTGGAGAGACTGTCTTCGTCATAGACGCCGAGCAATCCACAAGGAATAGCTCCAGCGAATATAAAGCGTGGGACATTCTAGTTCTCACGTTGTTTTCGAGTTTTCTCTTCATCAATGAGGTTGTCGATTTTAGGGAAGCCGTAAGGGAATTTTTATCGTCTTACGAGTTGAATAGGGAAATAGCACTTAAACTAACTGGAGTTAAAAATGCTCCCTTACTTGCTCTTTTTCCTCCTCCACATCTATTGGAGCTTAAGAAGATCAGCGCAGAATATCTATGA
- the moaA gene encoding GTP 3',8-cyclase MoaA: MIDRFGRPIEDLRITLTHVCNFKCFFCHMEGEGDSFYGVSRQGIVNVAKVSREFGVRTIKLTGGEPTLRRDLFEIIGDLSSLGFEVSMTTNGFLLSDLAGKLKEAGLSRVNVSLHGSDRNSFKSITGVDGFSKVLDGIRNAISVGLKPVKVNIVVTKRNLANVEATISLVDSLGVDEIHLIEMHPVGLGKNAFDSHVFLYDLESKLQKISIKKEIRSKHMRPRYVMPSGMVIEVVKPYANPLFCAGCNRIRLTSDGKLKTCLYREDRTIDISNILDKGDIAEPMIRSAFEIAIAIREPNFKYKL, translated from the coding sequence ATGATTGATCGTTTTGGTAGACCTATTGAAGACCTAAGGATTACATTGACTCATGTCTGCAATTTCAAATGCTTCTTCTGCCATATGGAAGGTGAAGGGGACTCTTTCTATGGAGTTTCCAGACAAGGGATAGTTAATGTGGCTAAGGTTTCAAGGGAGTTTGGAGTTAGGACAATAAAACTCACGGGAGGAGAACCAACGTTAAGGAGAGATTTGTTTGAAATAATTGGAGATCTTTCCTCCCTAGGATTCGAAGTTTCAATGACTACTAACGGCTTTCTCCTAAGTGATTTAGCTGGCAAATTAAAAGAAGCTGGACTTTCCAGGGTAAATGTAAGTCTTCACGGTTCAGATCGTAATTCCTTCAAATCTATTACTGGCGTAGACGGATTTAGCAAAGTATTAGATGGAATAAGAAATGCAATTTCCGTCGGACTTAAGCCAGTGAAGGTAAACATTGTAGTTACGAAAAGGAATCTAGCTAACGTTGAAGCTACTATCTCTTTAGTTGACTCCTTAGGCGTTGATGAAATTCATCTAATTGAAATGCACCCAGTTGGACTGGGGAAGAACGCTTTTGATAGTCACGTTTTCCTTTACGATTTAGAATCTAAGTTGCAGAAAATTTCTATCAAAAAAGAAATAAGGTCTAAGCACATGAGACCTAGATATGTTATGCCGTCAGGCATGGTAATAGAGGTAGTTAAACCCTATGCTAATCCATTGTTCTGTGCAGGCTGTAACAGGATAAGGCTCACATCTGATGGTAAATTGAAGACATGCCTTTATAGAGAAGATCGCACAATAGATATTTCAAATATACTAGATAAAGGCGATATTGCAGAACCGATGATAAGGTCAGCATTTGAAATTGCGATAGCTATTAGAGAGCCTAACTTTAAGTATAAACTATGA